Within Bactrocera oleae isolate idBacOlea1 chromosome 6, idBacOlea1, whole genome shotgun sequence, the genomic segment ttcttgGGCCATTGGCTCAACACTCCTTGAAATGGTCTATTTTAAATGCAACGCTTTAAGAAATATTCTTTGTCCAATAATTTAACAGGGTTTTTTCATTAGCGCCACAGTAATATACAGTGGCAGCGTTGCTAAATAATTTCACGACTGTTCTCCAAGTTATCGAATCTGGTAACAGTATACAGCTGTGAAATTTGGGACAAGTTCAGTGCTGCCAGCAGTGAAGATTTGTCttcaaaattatgatttttttttttttttttaaatattaaaatcttaaagttatattaaaacttatttaaacgaaatcaaaatttcatgcaaaaaattttcattatattgtataatagaGAAATTTTTCATTggtaaaaagtttacaatttttgtgcctAATGATGctgattttgtgaaatttcaagATATTTCCAAAACTCTAATCAACAATTGAAgacataaaatattgaataatattgagaaaaaaactcaaaaatattagAGGTTATCCcgactttaaaataaaaattgcaatccCGAACTATTTAAAAGAAATCACACCACTTGCTTACAAAATCAGagataaatttgtatttgatttttgGGAATGGGTTAAAAGACATTGCCTTACTTGTAGTGATATGTATTCTAAATTTTGTAACTGCTGAAGTACAAACATTGAACTGGAAAAAAGAgggctaataaaaatttttaatactatgAGACctgcaaaaatattgaaaaccgaTCAAGATTAGGGTATAAATAATGTTAATATTAAGCAGTGGTGTGAAtagctaaatattaaaatagaagtAACCACTGAAAAGACGGACATTGCAGATATCGAACGTGAACATAAGTATTTGAGTATTACAAAGTACTCAGTGAAGGTTAAGAAGCTAACGAAAATTTCATGCGactcgtccatccacctctgttaatgatgaCAACATCGAAAAATTGCCTCAATAcattttggttattgttttgGGTAGGAAACGTACCATGACCAAATTCACCTTAACGACTTTGAAAGCAGCGTTTCCAGAAAAAACCAGTTTAAAGCTTTGGCATCCGaatacactaagttaaaaattttttacaaatatgctCATAACTCCCTTGGATAAAATTTGGCAAAGAGTCTGCTTAGGTTCGGACCATTTTGAGTTCGAAAATGAGTAACAATGGTctatacatttttcaatatctCTCTTTCATCAGTTTACCATAAGTTCTGTTTGGTCGTTGGAAAgttgtttttggaaaaatacaGGTTACTCCAGGATACATAGTGGTATCTCAACaatactaatttattttattcaatttcgcTGACTGCCATAGGTCtatttttttagttacaaaTGTGATATATCTAGTTTTTACCGGCTCGAAAGCTTTACTTTCCATTTGTTCACTTTCTAATGAACGCtattataatatagaaaatgCGACTTTCTACTTTGATTTGGCTTCAATTATCATAATTATCTTATCGCACCACCCGTTAGCATCAGCACGGAAATCTATCAACTGTGACCaatgataaaataacaaaaattattaataatccAAATATTGACTTCATTAGAGTACCAGAGCTCGACAGGAAATGACTGGTAGCGAAGCTGAAATAAACCAGGCCGACAATATACAAATTCGCGTCATAAAATGGAGTGAGCGCGATGAGGTGCTTAAATTTCTTCGCCTACATTTCTACCCAGATGAACCGTTGAGCATTGGCAACGTACAAGGACATCCGGATCCGGAAGATgagaaattcaatatttcacaaATAGCGCACGGAACCAGTTTAATGGcagtacaacaacaaactgTTAGCGGTATGCTAAACGAACGTATAGTTGGCGTTTTGTTGTCTGGTCCAAAGTTTAGTAATCATGCTGAGCATTTATGTAAGGAGGCTGCTCGTTTTGGTTCATCCAATTTGGGCAAGCAAATAGGAATATTGGCTCAAGCCGAGCGCGACGCTAATGTCTACGAGCGTTATAATGTTGAGAGAGCGTTGCATGCACATGCTATGGCGATCGATAAGAGTTTTCGTGGACATGCAATTGGAACGAGAATTATAGAAAAGTTGAAAGACTTGGGCCGTGAACTCAAGTATCCACTCTTGACTACGGACTGCACCAGCTTTTATTCGGCGCAATTAGTGGAACGTATAGGTTCGGAGTGTGTGAACATTATTAAGTATACGGATTATCTGGATGAGAAGGGTAGAGTGGTGTTTAAGCTGCCACCGCCACACGAATATCTGAAAACGTATGCCATGAGGCTGTAAATGTTCAGagatacatatgttatataatatacaataactaTTTCATACTTATTatcatagatatatatgtatatatataagtgacatacatacttgtatgtacatacatatgtacttcttTGTTGTACTATTTTTCCGCTATTTGTTCTCAACTGATGTCAATAGTCAAGCtgaaaatactaaataaacaataaataattagttcattacattttattaacagaattgtgttttataTCACTGACGTAGTCGGTAGGATTAGTTAAAatgataatttaaaaacatctacttgagttataaaatagaaatggaaatataaaaaaaagtttaaatattgtgAAGTGTTCAATTTTCTATTAAGGGATAAGCTGCAACTACTAGAGCAGTAACCTTCAATGGCCTCTAAGGTAAGAACCTACGGAAATAACCTCTACTTGACATTCATTGCCTGCGTAGTTGACGCAGACAATGTAAATTCATTTACTGAAGCGTAGGAGAGAACGGAACGTACAATCCAAAGCATAAAGCTCATTGCTCCATTCGATAGCAACAATTATTACCTGGCGTTATAAATTGTTAGTTTATATCAGTGGTCGGCATTTCATAGCACAATTGTGCAAGCTAACTTCACACGTACACTTACGCTCTATCATTTAGTCGTTGTCGAGCATTGTAAAACCTATAAATTTTAACAATGTTGTCGAAACAGCGTCGAAAAAACATCGCGCGTGTTTATGCCTCTAAGGGAAATGTGCCCTGCACGAAATTTTGTGTCATGATGAATGCTTTATGGTGTtatgaattatattttatgttttactttacttaaagacaataaaataaaagtttttagtgTTGAATTAatcatacaatatataaaattaattaggaAGGTGTTTGTTTAGACAGAGAATGAAAAAGATTTACAAAATTTCCTCTCATGCCGATCACTGGTTTAAATGCTGTAATCACAGTTACAATTTTGTTCCATTTTCTTTTTCTTGGGCCATTGGCTCAACACTCTTTAAAATGGTCCATTTTAAATGCAACGCTTTAAGAAATATTCTTTATCCAATAATTTAACAGGGTTCTTTTTATTAGCGCAACAGTAATATACAGTGGCAGCGTTGCTAAATAATTTCACGACTGTTCTCCAAGTTATCGAATCTGGTAACAGTATGCAGCTGTGAAATTTGGGACAAGTTCAGTGCTGCCAGCAGTGAAGATTTGTCttcaaaattatgattttttttttttaaatatcattaaaatcttaaagttattaaaactaaaaataaagtggaaaaaagagggctaataaaaattttttatactatgAGACctgcaaaaatattgaaaaccgaTCAAGATTAGGGAATAAATAATGTTAATATTAAGCAGTGGTGTGAGTggctaaatattaaaatagaagtAACCACTGAAAAGACGGACATTGCAGATATCGAACGTGAACATAAGTATTTGAGTATTACAAAGTACTCAGTGAAGGTTAAGAAGCTATCGAAAATTTCATGCGactcgtccatccacctctgttaatgatgaCAACATCGAAAAATTGCCTCAATAcattttggttattgttttgGGTAGGAAACGTACCATGACCAAATTCACCTTAACGACTCTGAAAGCAGCGTTTCCAGAAAAAACCAGTTTAAAGCTTTGGCATCCGaatacactaagttaaaaaattcttacaaatatgctcAAAACTCCCTTGGATAAAATTTGGCAAAGAGTCTGCTTCGGTTCGGAGCATTTTGAGTTGGAAAATCAGTGACGAATGGTCTACACATTTTTCAATATCTCTCTTTCATCAGTTTACCATAAGTTTTGTTTGGTCGTTGGAAAgttgtttttggaaaaatacaGGTTACTCCAGGATACATAGTGGTATCTCAACaatactaatttattttattcaatttcgcTGACTGCCATAGGTCtatttttttagttacaaaTGTGATATATCTAGTTTTTACCGGCTCGAAAGCTTTACTTTCCATTTGTTCACTTTCTAATGAACGCtattataatatagaaaatgCGACTTTCTACTTTGATTTGGCTTCAATTATCATAATTATCTTATCGCACCACCCGTTAGCATCAGCACGGAAATCTATCAACTGTGACCaatgataaaataacaaaaattattaataatccAAATATTGACTTCATTAGAGTACCAGAGCTCGACAGGAAATGACTGGTAGCGAAGCTGAAATAAACCAGGCCGACAATATACAAATTCGCGTCATAAAATGGAGTGAGCGCGATGAGGTGCTTAAATTTCTTCGCCTACATTTCTACCCAGATGAACCGTTGAGCATTGGCAACGTACAAGGACATCCGGATCCGGAAGATgagaaattcaatatttcacaaATAGCGCACGGAACCAGTTTAATGGcagtacaacaacaaactgTTAGCGGTATGCTAAACGAACGTATAGTTGGCGTTTTGTTGTCTGGTCCAAAGTTTAGTAATCATGCTGAGCATTTATGTAAGGAGGCTGCTCGTTTTGGTTCATCCAATTTGGGCAAGCAAATAGGAATATTGGCTCAAGCCGAGCGCGACGCTAATGTCTACGAGCGTTATAATGTTGAGAGAGCGTTGCATGCACATGCTATGGCGATCGATAAGAGTTTTCGTGGACATGCAATTGGAACGAGAATTA encodes:
- the LOC138857735 gene encoding arylalkylamine N-acetyltransferase-like 2 codes for the protein MTGSEAEINQADNIQIRVIKWSERDEVLKFLRLHFYPDEPLSIGNVQGHPDPEDEKFNISQIAHGTSLMAVQQQTVSGMLNERIVGVLLSGPKFSNHAEHLCKEAARFGSSNLGKQIGILAQAERDANVYERYNVERALHAHAMAIDKSFRGHAIGTRIIEKLKDLGRELKYPLLTTDCTSFYSAQLVERIGSECVNIIKYTDYLDEKGRVVFKLPPPHEYLKTYAMRL
- the LOC138857765 gene encoding arylalkylamine N-acetyltransferase-like 2, which encodes MTGSEAEINQADNIQIRVIKWSERDEVLKFLRLHFYPDEPLSIGNVQGHPDPEDEKFNISQIAHGTSLMAVQQQTVSGMLNERIVGVLLSGPKFSNHAEHLCKEAARFGSSNLGKQIGILAQAERDANVYERYNVERALHAHAMAIDKSFRGHAIGTRIIEKLKDLGRELKYPLLTTDCTSFYSAQLVERIGSECVNIIKYTDYLDEKGRVVFKLPPPHEYLKTYAMRL